In Pseudoalteromonas sp. NC201, a single window of DNA contains:
- the kdsB gene encoding 3-deoxy-manno-octulosonate cytidylyltransferase, which yields MEFVVVIPARYASSRLPGKPLADIGGKPMIQRVYEQAIQSGAAAVYIATDHSAVFEAAQNFTDNVLMTREDHQSGTERLAEVVEQLGLNEQTLVVNVQGDEPLLEPDNIAQVAALLHHSDALMATLCVDVEDVEEVLNPNAVKVVSDIQDNALYFSRSSIPFQRNSMLTLDKNSIPVSHFKRHVGIYAYRAGFIQTYLSLSVSPLEVQESLEQLRVLYHGYKIKVAKAVKPVHAGVDTPEDLARVQEILNGKV from the coding sequence GTGGAATTCGTAGTCGTTATTCCGGCGCGTTATGCTTCAAGCAGGCTGCCTGGTAAACCACTTGCTGATATCGGCGGTAAACCAATGATCCAGCGTGTTTACGAACAGGCAATTCAATCTGGCGCGGCAGCGGTTTATATCGCAACCGATCACAGTGCGGTATTTGAGGCAGCGCAAAACTTCACTGATAACGTGCTCATGACGCGTGAAGATCACCAATCTGGAACTGAGCGACTCGCCGAAGTTGTTGAACAACTGGGGCTGAACGAACAAACCTTGGTGGTCAATGTACAAGGTGATGAGCCACTGCTAGAGCCTGATAACATCGCACAAGTGGCAGCACTACTGCACCATTCTGATGCACTGATGGCGACTTTGTGCGTTGATGTGGAAGATGTGGAAGAGGTGTTGAATCCGAATGCGGTGAAAGTGGTGTCTGATATTCAAGACAACGCACTGTATTTCTCTCGCTCGTCTATTCCGTTTCAGCGTAACAGCATGTTAACGCTCGACAAAAATAGCATTCCAGTGAGCCATTTTAAACGTCATGTTGGCATATATGCCTATCGTGCGGGCTTTATTCAAACCTATTTATCGCTAAGTGTTTCACCGCTAGAGGTGCAAGAGTCACTAGAGCAGCTACGTGTGCTGTATCATGGATACAAAATTAAGGTCGCTAAAGCGGTTAAGCCGGTGCATGCTGGAGTGGATACCCCCGAAGATTTGGCACGGGTTCAAGAGATACTGAATGGAAAAGTTTAA
- a CDS encoding Trm112 family protein → MAFDTKLLEIIACPVCKGKLRYDKENKELISTAAKLAYPIKDDIPVLLENEARELSSDEVEQWNS, encoded by the coding sequence ATGGCCTTTGATACCAAATTACTAGAAATAATTGCCTGCCCAGTATGTAAAGGCAAATTAAGATATGACAAAGAAAACAAAGAGTTGATCAGCACAGCAGCGAAGCTTGCTTATCCAATTAAAGATGATATTCCTGTGTTATTGGAAAACGAAGCGCGCGAGCTGAGCAGCGATGAGGTTGAGCAGTGGAATTCGTAG
- a CDS encoding aminotransferase class V-fold PLP-dependent enzyme, protein MTDIQSLRNDFPILNKQLDGQPLCYLDSAATAQKPNKVIDVIKTFYQNENSNVHRGLHTLSENATVRYESARETIANFLNVETREIVWTGGATESLNLLAHGLSARFTSDSVIAISPFEHHANIVPWQEACQRTGATLLVLPMLDGILDEQGAIAMLKQHKPDVLAMGHVSNALGNIHPIESLISVCKALGTITVIDGAQSLLHLRPDLKALDCDFYVFSAHKALGPTGVGGLYGKYQQLNALPVYKTGGEMIREVSFERSSYRDAPGKFEPGTPNISGVIGFAAAIDYVNEIDPCALQRYEQALYHSLLEKLKQIEGITVYGDTQNNVGVVSFNYKNEHHYDLATLLNTYGVAVRSGHHCTQPLMKMLKVNGTVRASLAFYNNQDDIEHFINALDATIELLD, encoded by the coding sequence ATGACTGACATCCAATCTCTGCGCAACGACTTTCCAATTTTGAACAAACAACTCGATGGGCAGCCGCTTTGCTATCTTGACTCTGCTGCAACTGCGCAAAAACCGAACAAAGTCATCGATGTCATAAAAACTTTTTATCAAAATGAGAATTCAAACGTACATAGAGGTTTACACACGCTTAGTGAAAACGCCACCGTTCGCTATGAAAGTGCCCGAGAAACAATTGCCAATTTTTTAAATGTTGAAACACGAGAAATAGTATGGACCGGCGGCGCAACTGAATCACTAAACTTGTTGGCTCATGGCCTGAGTGCACGTTTCACTTCAGACAGTGTAATTGCCATCAGTCCCTTTGAACATCACGCTAACATAGTGCCTTGGCAAGAAGCTTGTCAGCGTACCGGCGCAACTTTACTGGTGTTACCTATGTTAGACGGCATCCTCGATGAGCAAGGCGCAATTGCGATGTTAAAGCAGCATAAACCTGATGTGTTAGCGATGGGCCATGTTTCAAACGCACTTGGGAATATTCATCCAATTGAGTCGCTCATTTCGGTTTGCAAGGCCTTAGGTACCATCACGGTTATCGACGGCGCACAGTCTTTACTGCATTTAAGACCTGATCTAAAAGCACTGGATTGCGACTTTTATGTTTTTTCAGCTCATAAAGCACTTGGACCAACAGGTGTCGGCGGACTTTATGGTAAATACCAGCAACTAAATGCGCTCCCCGTATACAAAACCGGCGGTGAAATGATAAGAGAAGTGAGCTTCGAGCGATCCAGCTATCGAGATGCACCTGGCAAGTTTGAGCCCGGCACTCCCAATATTTCTGGCGTTATCGGTTTTGCCGCAGCGATAGATTATGTAAACGAGATTGATCCCTGTGCACTTCAACGCTATGAGCAAGCGCTCTATCACTCCCTTCTAGAAAAGCTAAAACAGATTGAAGGCATCACGGTTTATGGCGATACACAAAACAATGTTGGCGTCGTCAGTTTTAACTATAAAAACGAGCACCACTACGATCTTGCCACACTACTCAATACATACGGCGTAGCAGTCAGAAGCGGACACCATTGTACTCAGCCGCTAATGAAAATGCTCAAGGTTAATGGGACTGTACGTGCAAGTTTGGCTTTTTATAATAACCAAGATGATATTGAGCATTTTATTAATGCATTAGATGCCACAATAGAATTATTAGATTAA
- the tcdA gene encoding tRNA cyclic N6-threonylcarbamoyladenosine(37) synthase TcdA gives MTDSNRELRFGGIGRLYGNAELEALSKAHFCVIGIGGVGSWAVEALVRTGIGKITLIDMDDICVTNINRQLHAHSESIGMQKIEAMRDRCLAINPDCEVTLIDDFLMLDNIRNYIQGFDYVIDCIDAVKEKAGLIAHCKRNKIPVITTGGAGGQTDPSQIQYGDVAKTTHDPLLAKVRYILRKQYNFSDNPKRKFGVDCVYSTEQLVYPSTDGTVCKAKQQAEGGKNMDCATGFGSATMVTGSFGFFAASKAIRKYLDKQSKSSE, from the coding sequence ATGACGGATTCGAATAGAGAACTAAGATTTGGCGGTATTGGTCGGTTATACGGTAACGCCGAGTTGGAAGCATTAAGTAAAGCACACTTTTGTGTCATTGGTATTGGTGGCGTTGGCAGTTGGGCTGTAGAAGCGCTAGTGAGAACGGGTATAGGTAAAATAACGCTTATCGATATGGACGATATTTGTGTAACCAACATCAACCGTCAGTTACATGCTCATAGCGAAAGTATCGGGATGCAAAAGATTGAAGCAATGCGAGATCGCTGTCTTGCGATTAACCCAGATTGTGAAGTTACCCTGATCGATGATTTTCTGATGTTAGATAACATTAGAAACTACATTCAAGGCTTTGATTATGTTATCGACTGTATCGACGCGGTTAAAGAGAAAGCGGGGCTAATCGCACATTGTAAGCGCAATAAAATACCGGTGATCACCACAGGTGGTGCAGGCGGTCAAACCGATCCGAGTCAGATCCAGTATGGGGATGTGGCAAAGACGACCCATGATCCGCTGCTGGCAAAAGTACGCTATATTCTCAGAAAACAATATAACTTTAGCGATAATCCAAAACGTAAATTTGGCGTAGATTGCGTGTATTCCACAGAGCAACTCGTTTACCCAAGTACCGATGGCACCGTGTGCAAAGCAAAGCAACAAGCTGAAGGTGGGAAAAACATGGACTGCGCCACCGGGTTTGGCTCTGCCACTATGGTAACCGGGAGTTTTGGTTTTTTTGCGGCGTCCAAAGCAATACGTAAGTACCTCGATAAACAAAGCAAAAGCAGCGAATAA
- a CDS encoding SufE family protein, whose amino-acid sequence MNIEHITTKLSESHGWQAKYREIMLLGKQLPELPDALKVDSALVSGCDSKVWLYVDLDESAQQLVLIADSDTRIVKGLLAIIIAAYAGKTPEQASQFNAYELFESLGLITHLSPSRGNGIRAIVEQIQVQAEILK is encoded by the coding sequence ATGAATATTGAACATATCACAACAAAATTATCTGAAAGTCATGGCTGGCAAGCCAAGTACCGTGAAATTATGCTGCTAGGTAAACAACTTCCTGAGCTTCCTGATGCGCTGAAAGTTGACTCAGCGTTAGTGTCGGGCTGTGATAGTAAAGTTTGGCTCTATGTGGACTTAGATGAAAGTGCGCAGCAACTCGTACTTATTGCCGACTCAGATACGCGTATTGTTAAAGGCTTACTTGCAATCATCATTGCAGCGTACGCAGGTAAAACGCCAGAACAAGCAAGCCAATTTAATGCTTATGAACTGTTTGAGTCGCTTGGATTAATTACTCACCTAAGTCCATCTAGAGGTAATGGTATCCGTGCGATTGTTGAACAGATCCAAGTGCAGGCAGAGATATTAAAATAA
- a CDS encoding TIGR01621 family pseudouridine synthase has product MEKFKLIADEIDYVVAYKPQGLSFHSEDGAGFVALLTEQLGYPLFAVHRLDKVTSGLILLAKSSEAAKQLTSLFSARKIDKFYLALVSAKPKKKQGWIKGDMAKSRRGTYKLIKTKLNPAVTRFYSCSVATNLRACIVKPFSGKTHQIRVALKSIGAPILGDLAYSGEPADRTYLHAFCLEFEWQGNHQHYQAAPEGDGAFGHLLAHEIFASWQNPSQLEW; this is encoded by the coding sequence ATGGAAAAGTTTAAGCTCATTGCGGACGAGATAGACTATGTGGTTGCATACAAACCACAAGGTTTGAGCTTCCATAGTGAGGACGGTGCAGGTTTTGTTGCCTTACTGACGGAGCAACTAGGCTATCCCTTATTTGCGGTTCACCGCCTCGATAAAGTCACGTCGGGACTCATCCTTTTAGCGAAGTCTAGCGAGGCTGCAAAGCAGCTGACGAGCCTGTTTTCCGCCCGAAAAATAGACAAATTTTACCTGGCGTTAGTTAGTGCGAAACCGAAGAAAAAGCAAGGTTGGATAAAAGGCGATATGGCTAAGTCGCGCAGAGGCACCTATAAACTGATTAAAACTAAGCTAAATCCTGCGGTGACTCGATTTTATTCATGCTCTGTTGCGACCAACCTACGAGCTTGTATCGTTAAACCGTTTAGCGGTAAAACACACCAAATTCGGGTGGCACTAAAAAGCATCGGTGCGCCAATTTTAGGTGATTTAGCCTATAGTGGAGAGCCTGCAGATAGAACGTATCTTCACGCATTTTGCCTTGAATTTGAGTGGCAAGGTAACCATCAACACTATCAAGCGGCGCCTGAAGGTGATGGTGCATTTGGCCATTTATTGGCACATGAAATCTTTGCAAGTTGGCAAAATCCAAGTCAATTAGAGTGGTAA